In a single window of the Nilaparvata lugens isolate BPH chromosome 1, ASM1435652v1, whole genome shotgun sequence genome:
- the LOC120350926 gene encoding cytidine deaminase-like, which produces MSVHFSKAYYIVVSGHEEKDLIRASVDARKNSYSPFSKFAVGAALKCEDGTIVTGCNVENSSYGLSICAERSAIVKAVSDGYRRFTSIAVCAALPNDMFTAPCGACRQFISEFSNKKDIIIYLTRPDMKKVVVTSIRELLPFSFQLDSLQ; this is translated from the coding sequence atgtcaGTGCATTTTTCTAAAGCGTACTATATTGTTGTTTCAGGCCATGAGGAGAAAGACTTAATTCGAGCCAGTGTAGATGCAAGGAAAAATTCCTATTCTCCTTTCAGCAAGTTTGCTGTTGGGGCTGCTCTGAAGTGCGAGGACGGGACGATAGTCACGGGCTGCAACGTTGAGAATTCGTCGTACGGCCTCTCCATATGTGCAGAACGGTCAGCCATTGTGAAAGCAGTCAGTGACGGGTATAGGAGGTTCACATCGATAGCAGTTTGTGCGGCACTACCCAACGATATGTTCACTGCGCCCTGTGGGGCTTGCAGACAGTTCATATCCGAATTCAGCAACAAAAAAGATATAATCATCTACTTGACACGACCCGACATGAAAAAAGTAGTCGTTACGTCTATAAGAGAACTACTTCCGTTCAGTTTCCAATTAGACTCGTTACAGTGA